From a single Collimonas pratensis genomic region:
- a CDS encoding aspartyl/asparaginyl beta-hydroxylase domain-containing protein: MNSFLKLPLLFDPDRLLQDLRTCETMDWPRHFHTEDYSGLWSGLALRSASGKADDIYSHPGSAGYIDTPVLGRCSYIATVFDAFACEIESARLLHLAPGAHIKEHRDVQTGYQFDVFRVHIPIETSEQVRFLVGGHALDMCAGECWYADFSQPHSVENRGGTARTNLILDCKRNDWSDTLFRQAGYDFDAEARSRRLDRATRAMVIAQLSEMKTDTAERLIKQLEAEADIDE, encoded by the coding sequence ATGAACAGCTTCCTCAAATTGCCGCTACTCTTTGATCCGGATCGACTGCTACAGGATTTGCGGACCTGCGAAACCATGGACTGGCCGCGGCATTTCCATACCGAGGACTATTCCGGCCTGTGGTCCGGCCTGGCCTTGCGCTCTGCCTCCGGCAAGGCGGACGATATCTATTCCCACCCAGGCAGCGCCGGCTATATCGACACGCCTGTGCTCGGCCGTTGCTCCTACATCGCCACCGTCTTCGACGCCTTCGCATGCGAGATAGAATCGGCCAGGCTGCTGCACCTGGCGCCTGGCGCACATATCAAGGAGCATCGGGATGTGCAAACCGGCTATCAGTTTGACGTCTTTCGCGTACACATCCCGATCGAGACCAGCGAGCAAGTACGATTCCTGGTTGGCGGACATGCTTTGGACATGTGCGCAGGCGAATGCTGGTATGCCGATTTCAGCCAGCCACATAGTGTCGAAAACCGCGGAGGCACGGCGCGCACCAACCTGATCCTGGACTGCAAAAGGAATGACTGGTCAGATACGCTGTTCCGGCAGGCCGGCTACGATTTCGACGCGGAGGCGCGCAGCCGCAGGCTTGACCGCGCAACACGCGCCATGGTGATCGCCCAGTTGTCGGAGATGAAAACCGATACGGCAGAGCGCTTGATCAAACAGCTGGAAGCCGAGGCGGATATCGATGAATAG
- a CDS encoding phage tail protein, translating to MEVFLGSIMTFGFQFNPNGWQLCNGQTLAIQQYAALFSLLGTTYGGNGTTNFQLPNLQGRVPIGQGNGGGLTPRVLGEASGTESISITVNNMPSHTHVATFTPAGGGSGYMVSTNTVGNQLAPSATNNVLSGSPGGPQGAAIWGSVAGTIPLGGGGGSSGGTVTNALTGNSLPVGSMNPFLALNFSIALVGIFPSRN from the coding sequence ATGGAAGTATTTCTCGGCAGCATAATGACTTTCGGTTTTCAGTTTAATCCTAACGGCTGGCAGCTCTGCAACGGCCAGACCCTCGCCATTCAGCAATATGCAGCCTTGTTCTCGCTGCTGGGCACCACCTACGGCGGCAACGGCACGACAAACTTCCAGCTGCCGAATCTGCAAGGACGGGTGCCGATCGGCCAAGGCAACGGAGGCGGCTTGACCCCACGCGTGCTCGGCGAAGCGTCCGGCACGGAAAGCATTTCGATCACCGTCAACAACATGCCGTCCCATACCCACGTCGCCACCTTTACCCCTGCGGGCGGCGGCAGCGGCTATATGGTATCGACCAATACGGTCGGCAATCAGCTGGCGCCAAGCGCAACCAACAACGTCTTGTCCGGATCGCCTGGCGGCCCGCAGGGTGCGGCCATCTGGGGTTCGGTGGCGGGCACCATTCCCCTGGGCGGTGGCGGCGGCAGCTCCGGCGGCACCGTCACCAATGCTCTCACCGGCAATTCACTCCCCGTAGGCAGCATGAATCCCTTCCTGGCGCTGAACTTCAGCATCGCGCTGGTGGGTATTTTCCCGTCTCGTAACTAA
- a CDS encoding YDG domain-containing protein, with translation MKRHGSMNHIYRLVWSTVTNGWIAVAETTRGRGKGGRRKLVAAALSLTAIAAQAAPTGGQIVAGSGSVRQSGATTTISQTSQNATLNWSGFNIAPQETVNFVQPSVSAIAVNRIFDTNGTQILGHLNANGQVFLINPNGVLFGAGAQVNVGGLVASTLDVHDAGLNGNTRTFSGNGSGSVVNQGAITAVNGGYVALLGNHVSNQGTISAPQGAVALGAGNAVTLTFSGNSLLQLQVDQSVLNSAAENGGLIRADGGRVIMSAGAKDALLASVVNNSGVIEAHTVDNQGGTITLLGGMAAGTVNVGGTLDASAPAGGNGGFIETSAANVKVANGARITTAAALGLAGTWLIDPTDFTIAASNGDLTGAALNASLSAGNVTISSASGASGSSGNVNVDDTVSWSGHKLTLNASNDVNINATMTASGSASLDLEPGSGHVNVALGSSGFNGRVNFSGSGVLTMNNHVYTVINSLGTAASSGDGSLQGTLGNLAGYYALGSDINAAATSAWNSGAGFTPIGTGSTLFSGTFDGLGHTISGLAVTPGASGTGRGLFGESSGVIRNVGLVGGSVAVTGSNYTGQLAGFNSGAISNSYATGSVSASGPTTSVGGLVGWNQGGTISRSYATGTVNGGAASISVGGLLGGLQGGTVSDSYATGNVTGASSSVGGLVGYAYGAPGITSLIINSHATGSVSGASYVGGLLGSNYGFTGSARVSNSYATGSVSGTSAVGGLVGHNYGAVASGGAPAGNPVIDNSYATGSVTGTAGASFVGGLVGNNTGGGGLGGTVTNSFSTGSVSAGAGSISVGGLIGNNSGGAGIVTGSFWDKTSSGQATSDGGTGMTTANMQNQANFTSSTAANGNLNPAWDFSGTWIMSGGYPLLLSGMTALTVSANNASSTFNGAAYASNNGVTYTGLNGYRYSATPVGVLGSITYGGTSQAAVNAGTYTITASGLSSSGQQGYIVTYVNGALTINPLALTGTLGAGSSVYGSALLPGTVTFTNMVAGHVVTAAPVSVNTAGLTSGSGHLTAGTHNGIESVGTVLSGADAGNYTFAGATGNYTVTPLALTGSVATGSSTYGATLVPGAANFTNAVSGDALGTATVGVNTTGLTSSSGHLTAGTHSGIETVSALSGADAGNYTFSGVTGDYTVNQLALTATVGAGSSTYGSTLVPGAVNFTNAVGGDFVTPGAVTVNTTGLTSSSGHLIAGTHTGIESVGTALSGADAGNYTFAGATGDYTVAQLALTGTVAGGSSTYGAALVPGAANFTNAVSGDALGTATVGVNTTGLTSSSGHLIAGTHNGIETISALSGADAGNYTFSGVTGNYTVNQLVLNATVGAGSSTYGSTLAPGAVNFTNAVSGDLVTPGAVTVNTTGLTSSSGHLIAGTHTGIESVGTALGGADAGNYSFAGATGDYTVSQLALNGTVAAGSSVYGAVLVPGAANFTNAVGGDLVTPGAVTVNTTGLTSSSGHLTAGTHNGIESVGTALGGADAGNYTFAGATGNYTVTPLALTGSVATGSSTYGATLVPGAANFTNAVSGDALGTATVGVNTTGLTSSSGHLIAGTHNGIETVSALSGADAGNYTFSGVTGSYTVNQLALNGTLAAGSSTYGSTLAPGAVNFTNAVTGDLVTPGAVTVNTTGLTSSSGHLIAGTHTGIESVGTALSGADAGNYTFAGATGDYTVAQLALTGTVAAGSSTYGSALVPGAANFTNAVSGDALGTATVGVNTTGLTSSSGHLIAGTHNGIETISALSGADAGNYTFNGVTGNYTVNQLVLNATVGAGSSTYGSTLAPGAVNFTNAVSGDLVTPGAVTVNTTGLTSSSGHLIAGTHTGIESVGAALGGADAGNYSFAGATGDYTVSQLALNGTVAAGSSVYGAVLVPGAANFTNAVSGDLVTPGAVTVNTTGLTSSSGHLVAGTHNGIESVGTALGGADAGNYTFAGAIGNYTVSPLALTGSIAAGSSTYGSVLAPGAANFTNAVSGDALGTATVGVNITGLTSSSGHLIAGTHTGIESVSALSGADAGNYTFAAPTGDYTVNQLALTGSIGTGSSTYGAVLAPGAVNFTNAVTGDVLGTATVGVNTTGLTSSSGHLIAGSHTGIESVSALSGADASNYTFAGPTGDYTVSQLALAGTIAAGSSTYGAALTPGAFSISNVISGDLVNAPGVSVNTTGLTSSSGHLIAGTHVGIESASGALGGVDAGNYILGSISGDYTVSRQSVTITASGVNKVYDATTSGSAILAGSGLIGGDKVTFSDSSASFGDKNAGTGKTVSVAGISASGADAGNYLVSNTTTTTTADITPLAITVAAIGANKTYDGNTTAAVTLSGGLAGDAISFSDTSANFADKNVGVGKTVTVAGISASGADAGNYTVSSTSTTSANITPATLTYTATPASSIAGQTPSGLTGTLSGLVGGDTLGSATSGSLSWTTNAQPTSLPGLYAIDGGGLSAMNYVFVQAAGNATALTLKPGAAPVSVQNVITALDSVFATPHAGINLAALDLVQFNVQPSNNPSSFKGDGMNGVEVKITGSGVRLPDNIVSTDE, from the coding sequence ATGAAACGCCACGGGTCTATGAACCACATCTATCGCCTGGTCTGGAGCACCGTGACCAACGGCTGGATCGCAGTAGCGGAAACCACGCGTGGACGCGGCAAAGGCGGGCGCCGCAAGCTGGTGGCGGCAGCCTTGTCGCTGACGGCGATTGCCGCCCAGGCGGCGCCGACCGGCGGCCAGATTGTCGCCGGCAGCGGCAGCGTCCGCCAATCCGGCGCCACCACCACGATCAGCCAGACCAGCCAGAACGCCACCCTGAACTGGAGCGGCTTCAACATCGCACCGCAGGAAACGGTGAATTTCGTGCAGCCCTCGGTCAGCGCGATTGCTGTCAACCGCATATTCGATACCAACGGTACGCAGATCCTTGGCCACCTGAATGCCAACGGCCAGGTATTCCTGATCAACCCGAACGGCGTCCTGTTCGGCGCCGGCGCACAGGTCAATGTCGGCGGCCTGGTTGCTTCCACCCTGGATGTGCATGATGCCGGCTTGAACGGCAACACCCGCACTTTCAGCGGCAATGGTTCCGGCAGCGTGGTCAACCAAGGTGCTATCACCGCAGTTAACGGCGGCTATGTCGCCTTGCTCGGCAACCATGTCAGCAACCAGGGCACGATCAGCGCGCCTCAGGGCGCGGTGGCGCTCGGCGCCGGCAACGCCGTCACCCTCACGTTCAGCGGCAACAGCCTGCTGCAGCTGCAGGTCGACCAGAGCGTCTTAAACAGCGCGGCAGAAAACGGCGGCTTGATCCGGGCCGACGGCGGCCGCGTGATCATGAGCGCCGGCGCCAAAGATGCATTGCTGGCCAGCGTCGTCAACAACAGCGGCGTGATTGAAGCACACACCGTGGACAACCAGGGCGGCACGATCACCCTGCTGGGCGGCATGGCAGCGGGAACCGTCAACGTCGGCGGCACGCTGGACGCCAGTGCGCCGGCCGGCGGCAACGGCGGCTTCATCGAGACCAGCGCGGCTAACGTCAAGGTAGCGAATGGCGCCAGGATCACCACCGCCGCGGCGCTAGGCCTGGCCGGCACCTGGCTGATCGATCCGACCGATTTCACGATCGCGGCCAGCAACGGCGACCTGACCGGCGCTGCGCTTAACGCCTCATTAAGCGCGGGCAATGTGACGATTTCTTCGGCCAGCGGCGCCAGCGGCAGCAGCGGCAATGTCAACGTCGACGACACAGTCAGCTGGAGCGGACACAAGCTGACCCTGAACGCCAGCAACGATGTGAACATCAACGCCACGATGACGGCCAGCGGCTCCGCCAGCCTGGATCTTGAGCCTGGCAGCGGCCATGTCAATGTCGCCCTGGGCAGCAGCGGATTCAACGGCCGCGTCAATTTCAGCGGCAGCGGCGTGCTGACCATGAACAATCACGTCTATACGGTCATCAACTCACTGGGTACGGCCGCCAGCAGCGGCGACGGCAGCCTGCAGGGGACGCTAGGAAACCTGGCCGGCTATTATGCGCTGGGCAGCGACATCAACGCTGCCGCCACCTCGGCCTGGAATAGCGGCGCAGGCTTCACGCCGATAGGCACGGGCAGCACGCTATTCTCGGGCACGTTCGATGGCCTGGGCCATACGATCAGCGGTCTCGCGGTCACCCCAGGGGCAAGCGGCACGGGGCGCGGCCTGTTCGGCGAATCGAGCGGCGTGATTCGCAACGTCGGCCTGGTGGGCGGGAGTGTCGCCGTCACCGGTTCGAATTATACCGGCCAGTTGGCGGGTTTCAACAGCGGCGCCATCAGCAACAGTTATGCGACAGGCAGCGTGAGCGCTAGCGGCCCTACCACTTCCGTCGGCGGCTTGGTGGGGTGGAACCAGGGAGGCACGATTTCCAGGAGTTACGCTACCGGCACCGTCAACGGCGGGGCGGCCAGTATCTCCGTAGGCGGTTTGCTCGGCGGTTTGCAAGGCGGCACGGTCAGCGATAGCTACGCAACGGGGAATGTAACCGGCGCCAGCAGCAGTGTCGGCGGATTGGTAGGGTATGCCTACGGCGCGCCCGGCATCACCAGCCTGATTATCAATAGCCATGCCACCGGCTCTGTGAGCGGCGCCTCATATGTAGGTGGCTTGCTGGGTTCCAATTATGGCTTTACCGGCTCGGCCCGAGTTAGCAACAGTTATGCGACCGGCAGCGTTTCCGGTACCAGTGCTGTCGGCGGCCTGGTTGGCCACAATTATGGCGCCGTCGCCTCGGGAGGCGCACCAGCGGGCAACCCTGTGATCGACAACAGCTATGCAACGGGCAGCGTAACCGGCACTGCCGGTGCGTCCTTTGTCGGTGGACTGGTAGGCAATAATACCGGCGGCGGCGGGTTAGGCGGCACGGTCACCAACAGCTTTTCGACAGGCAGCGTCAGCGCCGGGGCCGGCTCGATCTCGGTTGGCGGCTTGATCGGCAACAACAGCGGCGGCGCCGGCATCGTTACCGGCAGTTTCTGGGATAAAACAAGCTCCGGCCAGGCGACCTCCGACGGCGGCACCGGCATGACCACTGCCAACATGCAGAACCAGGCCAATTTCACCTCCAGCACCGCTGCCAACGGCAATCTGAACCCGGCCTGGGATTTCAGCGGCACCTGGATCATGTCCGGCGGCTATCCGCTCTTACTCTCTGGCATGACGGCGCTAACCGTCTCGGCCAACAACGCCAGCAGCACTTTCAACGGCGCAGCCTATGCCAGCAACAATGGCGTTACCTACACCGGCCTGAATGGCTACCGGTACAGCGCGACGCCGGTCGGCGTGCTGGGCAGCATCACTTATGGCGGAACCTCGCAAGCCGCGGTCAACGCCGGCACTTACACGATCACGGCGTCCGGCCTTTCTTCCAGCGGCCAGCAGGGTTACATCGTTACCTATGTCAACGGCGCATTGACGATCAATCCGCTGGCGCTCACCGGCACACTCGGCGCCGGCAGCTCTGTCTATGGTTCAGCCCTGCTGCCGGGCACGGTGACTTTCACCAACATGGTTGCCGGCCATGTGGTCACAGCCGCGCCGGTCAGCGTGAATACGGCTGGGCTCACCAGCGGCAGCGGCCACCTGACGGCTGGTACGCATAACGGCATCGAATCGGTGGGTACGGTCTTGAGTGGGGCGGACGCGGGCAACTATACCTTTGCCGGCGCCACCGGCAACTACACCGTTACGCCTCTGGCCTTGACCGGTTCGGTAGCGACCGGCAGCTCGACTTACGGTGCGACCCTGGTCCCGGGTGCCGCGAACTTCACCAATGCTGTCTCTGGCGATGCGTTGGGTACGGCGACTGTTGGCGTCAACACTACGGGCCTGACCAGCAGCAGCGGGCACTTGACGGCCGGTACGCATAGCGGCATTGAAACGGTCAGCGCCTTGAGTGGGGCCGATGCCGGCAACTACACTTTCAGTGGAGTCACGGGCGACTACACCGTCAACCAGCTGGCTTTGACCGCAACGGTTGGCGCTGGCAGTTCGACCTACGGCTCGACCCTGGTGCCAGGCGCGGTGAATTTCACCAACGCCGTGGGCGGCGATTTTGTCACCCCCGGTGCAGTCACAGTGAATACGACGGGCTTGACCAGCAGCAGCGGCCACTTGATTGCCGGCACCCACACCGGCATCGAATCGGTGGGTACGGCCTTGAGCGGAGCGGACGCGGGCAACTACACGTTTGCCGGTGCTACCGGCGACTATACCGTCGCCCAGTTGGCCCTGACCGGTACGGTTGCGGGGGGCAGCTCGACCTACGGTGCGGCTCTGGTCCCGGGCGCGGCGAACTTCACCAATGCCGTCTCAGGCGATGCGCTGGGTACGGCGACGGTTGGCGTCAATACCACTGGCCTGACCAGCAGCAGCGGTCATCTGATTGCGGGCACGCATAACGGCATTGAAACGATCAGCGCCTTGAGCGGAGCCGATGCCGGCAACTACACTTTCAGTGGAGTCACAGGCAACTACACCGTCAACCAGCTGGTATTGAACGCTACGGTTGGCGCGGGTAGTTCGACCTACGGCTCGACCCTGGCGCCGGGCGCGGTGAATTTCACCAACGCCGTGAGCGGCGACCTGGTCACTCCCGGCGCAGTCACGGTGAATACGACCGGCCTGACCAGCAGCAGTGGTCACCTGATTGCCGGCACCCACACCGGCATCGAATCGGTGGGCACGGCCTTGGGCGGCGCGGACGCGGGCAACTACAGCTTTGCCGGCGCCACCGGCGACTATACCGTCAGCCAGCTGGCTTTGAACGGCACGGTTGCGGCGGGCAGCTCGGTCTACGGTGCGGTGCTGGTCCCTGGCGCAGCGAACTTTACGAATGCTGTCGGCGGTGACCTGGTCACACCCGGAGCCGTCACAGTGAATACGACTGGCCTGACCAGCAGCAGCGGCCATCTGACGGCTGGTACGCATAACGGTATCGAATCGGTGGGTACGGCCCTGGGTGGCGCGGACGCAGGCAATTACACCTTTGCCGGCGCCACCGGCAACTACACCGTTACGCCTCTGGCCCTGACCGGTTCGGTAGCGACCGGCAGCTCGACTTACGGTGCGACCCTGGTCCCGGGTGCCGCGAACTTCACCAATGCTGTCTCTGGCGATGCGTTGGGTACGGCGACTGTTGGCGTCAACACTACGGGCCTGACCAGCAGCAGCGGTCATCTGATTGCCGGTACGCATAACGGCATTGAAACGGTCAGCGCCTTGAGCGGAGCCGATGCCGGCAACTACACTTTCAGCGGAGTCACAGGCAGCTACACCGTCAACCAGCTGGCCCTGAACGGCACGCTTGCGGCGGGCAGTTCGACCTACGGCTCGACCTTGGCGCCAGGCGCGGTGAATTTCACCAACGCCGTGACAGGTGACCTGGTCACACCCGGCGCAGTCACGGTGAATACAACAGGCCTGACCAGCAGCAGCGGCCACTTGATTGCCGGCACCCACACCGGCATCGAATCGGTGGGTACGGCCTTGAGCGGAGCGGACGCGGGCAACTACACGTTTGCCGGTGCTACCGGCGACTATACCGTCGCCCAGTTGGCCCTGACCGGTACGGTTGCGGCGGGCAGCTCGACTTACGGCTCGGCCTTGGTTCCGGGCGCGGCGAACTTCACCAATGCCGTCTCAGGCGATGCGCTGGGTACGGCGACGGTTGGCGTTAATACCACTGGCCTGACCAGCAGCAGCGGTCATCTGATTGCGGGCACGCATAACGGCATTGAAACGATCAGCGCCTTGAGCGGAGCCGATGCCGGCAACTACACTTTTAACGGAGTCACGGGCAACTACACCGTCAACCAGCTGGTATTGAACGCTACGGTTGGCGCGGGTAGTTCGACCTACGGCTCGACCCTGGCGCCGGGCGCGGTGAATTTCACCAACGCCGTGAGCGGCGACCTGGTCACTCCCGGCGCAGTCACGGTCAATACGACCGGCCTGACCAGCAGCAGTGGTCACCTGATTGCCGGCACCCACACCGGCATCGAATCGGTGGGCGCGGCCTTGGGCGGCGCGGACGCGGGCAACTACAGCTTTGCCGGCGCCACCGGCGACTATACCGTCAGCCAGCTGGCTTTGAACGGCACGGTTGCGGCGGGCAGCTCGGTCTACGGTGCGGTGCTGGTCCCTGGCGCAGCGAACTTTACGAATGCCGTCAGCGGAGACCTGGTCACGCCGGGCGCCGTCACGGTGAATACGACCGGCCTGACCAGCAGCAGCGGCCATCTGGTTGCCGGCACGCATAACGGCATCGAATCGGTGGGCACTGCCTTGGGTGGTGCTGATGCAGGCAATTACACCTTCGCCGGCGCCATCGGCAACTACACTGTCAGTCCATTGGCATTGACCGGCAGCATCGCGGCTGGCAGTTCAACCTATGGTTCGGTGCTGGCGCCGGGCGCGGCGAATTTCACCAATGCGGTGTCGGGCGATGCGCTGGGTACGGCCACGGTTGGCGTCAATATCACCGGCTTGACCAGCAGCAGCGGCCACCTGATCGCCGGTACCCACACCGGCATCGAATCGGTCAGTGCGTTGAGCGGGGCAGATGCCGGCAACTACACCTTTGCAGCACCAACCGGCGACTATACTGTCAACCAGCTGGCGTTGACCGGTTCGATCGGCACTGGCAGTTCGACCTATGGTGCGGTGCTGGCGCCGGGTGCTGTGAATTTCACTAATGCTGTCACGGGCGACGTGCTTGGCACTGCGACGGTTGGCGTCAACACGACCGGCCTGACCAGTAGCAGCGGCCACCTGATTGCCGGCAGCCACACCGGCATCGAATCTGTCAGTGCGCTGAGCGGCGCCGATGCCAGCAACTACACGTTTGCCGGACCAACCGGCGACTATACCGTCAGCCAGCTGGCTCTGGCCGGTACCATCGCAGCCGGCAGTTCGACCTACGGTGCGGCGCTGACCCCGGGCGCATTCAGCATATCGAACGTCATATCGGGAGACCTTGTCAACGCCCCCGGCGTTTCCGTGAACACGACTGGACTGACCAGCAGTAGCGGCCATCTGATTGCCGGCACTCACGTCGGCATCGAATCGGCGAGCGGCGCCTTGGGTGGCGTCGATGCCGGCAACTACATACTGGGCAGCATCAGCGGCGACTATACCGTCAGCCGGCAATCGGTCACGATCACTGCCAGCGGCGTCAACAAAGTCTATGACGCGACAACTTCCGGTTCGGCGATATTGGCCGGCAGCGGCCTGATCGGCGGCGACAAGGTGACCTTCAGCGACAGCTCGGCAAGTTTTGGCGACAAGAATGCAGGCACGGGCAAGACGGTCAGCGTTGCCGGCATCAGCGCCAGCGGGGCGGATGCGGGCAACTACCTGGTCAGCAATACCACCACAACGACCACGGCCGATATCACGCCGCTGGCCATCACCGTTGCCGCCATCGGCGCCAATAAAACCTATGACGGCAACACCACGGCGGCGGTGACGCTCAGCGGCGGACTGGCTGGCGATGCGATTTCGTTCAGCGATACCTCTGCCAACTTCGCCGACAAGAATGTCGGCGTCGGCAAGACCGTGACGGTAGCGGGTATCAGCGCCAGCGGCGCTGATGCCGGCAACTATACGGTGAGCAGCACGAGCACGACCAGCGCCAATATCACGCCGGCAACGCTTACCTACACGGCAACCCCGGCCAGCAGCATTGCCGGGCAAACGCCGAGCGGCCTGACTGGCACCCTGAGCGGCCTGGTGGGAGGCGACACCTTGGGCAGTGCTACGAGCGGCAGCCTGAGCTGGACCACCAACGCCCAGCCGACCAGCCTGCCGGGACTGTATGCGATTGACGGCGGCGGCTTGAGCGCGATGAACTATGTGTTCGTGCAAGCGGCAGGCAACGCCACCGCGCTGACTTTGAAGCCGGGGGCGGCCCCGGTCTCGGTGCAGAACGTGATCACCGCGCTGGACTCGGTATTTGCTACCCCGCACGCGGGCATCAACCTGGCAGCGCTCGACTTGGTTCAGTTCAATGTCCAGCCGTCGAACAATCCATCCAGCTTCAAGGGCGACGGCATGAACGGAGTGGAAGTGAAGATCACGGGCAGCGGAGTCAGGCTCCCGGACAATATTGTGAGCACGGATGAATAG
- a CDS encoding phage tail protein, protein MNIFLGSIMTFGFQFNPSGWQPCNGQAISIDQYSALFALLGTNFGGDGVQTFQLPNLQGRMPLCQGNGAALSPRVIGQFSGSENISVGLSNLPSHTHTATFTPSGGGSSYTVSANTAGNLPAPSATNNILSGSPAGNQGGAIWGSTAPTVPLGGGGGSGGATVTNAVTGNSQVVGSMNPYLALNFSIALTGIFPSRN, encoded by the coding sequence ATGAACATATTTCTCGGTAGCATCATGACTTTCGGTTTTCAGTTCAATCCCAGCGGCTGGCAGCCATGCAACGGCCAAGCCATCAGCATCGACCAGTATTCAGCCCTGTTCGCCTTGCTCGGCACCAACTTTGGCGGCGACGGCGTGCAAACCTTCCAGTTGCCGAATTTGCAGGGGCGAATGCCGCTTTGCCAAGGTAACGGCGCAGCGCTGAGCCCACGTGTGATCGGCCAGTTTTCCGGTAGCGAAAACATTTCAGTCGGCCTCAGCAACCTGCCCTCGCACACGCATACCGCCACCTTCACGCCTTCTGGCGGCGGCAGCAGCTACACGGTATCGGCCAACACCGCCGGCAACCTGCCGGCGCCCAGCGCAACCAACAACATCCTGTCAGGATCGCCGGCCGGCAACCAGGGCGGAGCGATCTGGGGCTCGACGGCGCCCACCGTCCCCTTGGGCGGTGGCGGCGGCAGTGGCGGCGCCACGGTAACCAACGCCGTCACCGGCAACAGTCAGGTCGTGGGAAGCATGAATCCCTACCTGGCGCTGAACTTCAGCATCGCCTTGACGGGCATTTTCCCTTCGCGCAATTAA
- a CDS encoding DUF6916 family protein, with protein MLELVDAAYFTPSTGQLCTLQLPDGSALPVLVDSVNVKAQYRNPYAPEQQRLPFIVTLTAQQATDFLEGPCAIDLPQRERLEGVYISRLAPLGRDPAGAYFQVVFS; from the coding sequence ATGCTAGAACTTGTTGATGCCGCGTATTTCACTCCCTCGACCGGACAGCTCTGCACGCTGCAGCTGCCGGACGGCAGCGCCTTGCCGGTGCTGGTCGACAGCGTGAATGTGAAAGCGCAATACCGCAACCCGTATGCGCCGGAACAGCAGCGCCTGCCGTTCATCGTCACCTTGACCGCGCAACAGGCCACCGATTTTCTCGAAGGCCCATGTGCGATCGACCTGCCGCAGCGCGAGCGCTTGGAAGGGGTTTATATATCGCGCCTGGCGCCGCTCGGACGCGATCCGGCCGGCGCGTATTTTCAGGTGGTGTTCAGCTAA
- a CDS encoding GNAT family N-acetyltransferase: protein MLTSSSAMPAGISLRPATVGDQPFLATLYRSARPDLQFIDGEPEFVETVIAQQYAVHAQGTGEEYPNAMHFVIEKTQAAVGALVVDFGHNEVRVIYIAFLVAARGFGYGKAVLRGVQQAASQVQCPVVVVVWHNNPGAKRIYLELGFQVEESELMADRMVWYPGKPSLP, encoded by the coding sequence ATGCTTACTTCTTCCTCCGCCATGCCGGCCGGCATTTCCCTGCGGCCCGCTACCGTCGGCGACCAGCCTTTCCTGGCAACCCTGTATCGTTCCGCCCGGCCAGACCTGCAATTCATCGACGGCGAACCCGAATTCGTCGAAACCGTGATCGCCCAGCAATATGCGGTGCATGCCCAGGGCACCGGTGAAGAATATCCGAACGCCATGCATTTCGTCATCGAGAAAACCCAGGCCGCCGTCGGTGCGCTGGTGGTGGATTTCGGTCATAACGAAGTGCGCGTGATTTACATCGCTTTCCTTGTCGCCGCCCGCGGCTTCGGCTATGGCAAGGCCGTCCTGCGCGGTGTGCAGCAAGCCGCAAGCCAGGTGCAGTGCCCGGTCGTGGTGGTGGTGTGGCACAACAATCCCGGCGCCAAGCGGATCTACCTGGAATTGGGATTCCAGGTGGAAGAATCGGAATTGATGGCCGATCGCATGGTGTGGTACCCGGGCAAGCCATCCCTGCCTTGA